One Pantoea trifolii genomic region harbors:
- a CDS encoding MmcQ/YjbR family DNA-binding protein: protein MQRQQLFDYIIQHYQVEPDYPWKKHSEYAVLRHPRHRKWFALVFPLESHKLGLPDGPVIDVMNIKARPELTGSLRQLPGVYPAYHMNKEHWLSITLEKGLPDSEILALLDDSFSLTF, encoded by the coding sequence ATGCAACGCCAGCAGCTGTTCGACTACATCATTCAGCACTATCAGGTAGAACCCGATTATCCGTGGAAAAAGCACAGTGAATATGCGGTGCTGCGTCATCCGCGGCACCGCAAATGGTTTGCGCTGGTGTTCCCGCTGGAGAGTCATAAACTCGGTTTGCCGGATGGGCCGGTGATTGACGTGATGAACATCAAAGCGCGCCCCGAACTCACTGGATCGCTGCGCCAGTTGCCCGGCGTTTATCCGGCTTACCACATGAACAAAGAACATTGGTTGAGTATCACGCTGGAGAAAGGCTTGCCGGACAGCGAAATTCTGGCGCTACTCGATGACAGCTTTAGCCTGACATTTTAG
- a CDS encoding TetR/AcrR family transcriptional regulator encodes MMRTGRPRQFDRDEAVIKAMHLFWENGYESTSLAQLKASIGKGITAPSFYAAFGSKEALFAETVNCYLQTHAQVTEALWDTRVPARQALETALLNSARMQYDPSHPRGCMVALSVMSSCSDENRHVLKPLEASRMRTREGIKHCVERGISSGELRDEEETLSLAVSFNSFMLGISTLARDDVPLAEIERGIAQMMRLWDASRTIPQP; translated from the coding sequence ATGATGAGAACAGGCAGACCAAGACAATTTGACCGGGATGAAGCGGTGATCAAAGCGATGCACCTTTTCTGGGAGAACGGCTATGAATCAACCTCGCTGGCGCAGCTCAAAGCCTCTATAGGTAAAGGCATCACCGCGCCAAGCTTCTATGCCGCGTTTGGATCGAAAGAGGCACTCTTTGCTGAAACCGTGAACTGTTATTTGCAAACCCATGCTCAGGTCACGGAAGCTTTGTGGGATACCCGCGTGCCCGCTCGGCAGGCGCTGGAAACCGCGCTGCTCAACTCCGCCAGAATGCAGTACGATCCTTCGCATCCGCGCGGATGTATGGTTGCGCTAAGCGTGATGTCTTCCTGCTCCGATGAAAACCGCCACGTGTTAAAACCGCTTGAAGCATCGCGGATGCGTACTCGTGAAGGGATCAAGCATTGCGTTGAAAGAGGGATCAGCAGCGGTGAATTGAGAGATGAGGAAGAGACGCTTTCGCTGGCGGTCAGCTTCAACAGCTTTATGCTGGGCATCTCGACGCTGGCGCGGGATGACGTCCCTCTCGCCGAAATTGAGCGGGGAATCGCTCAGATGATGAGGTTATGGGATGCCTCGCGGACTATCCCACAACCTTAA
- a CDS encoding MerR family transcriptional regulator, which produces MQLSIGELARETGVSVRAIRHYDRHHLLTSTRACNGYRFFPPQAITQVRQIQRLINTGFSIAEICSFPDCMRMIEGAAFCPETQAVQYKRLADIERQISELESRRALLMATLAEGITR; this is translated from the coding sequence ATGCAGTTATCAATTGGAGAGCTGGCAAGAGAGACAGGTGTGAGCGTGCGCGCCATTCGTCATTACGATCGCCATCATCTGCTAACTTCAACACGTGCCTGCAATGGATACCGTTTTTTCCCGCCACAGGCGATCACCCAGGTGCGCCAGATTCAACGGCTCATCAATACCGGTTTCAGCATTGCCGAAATCTGCTCTTTTCCGGATTGTATGCGCATGATCGAAGGGGCAGCATTCTGCCCGGAAACTCAGGCTGTGCAATATAAGCGACTGGCGGATATTGAACGCCAAATTAGTGAACTCGAATCTCGTCGGGCATTGCTGATGGCCACGCTGGCTGAAGGCATCACCCGATGA
- a CDS encoding MarR family winged helix-turn-helix transcriptional regulator, producing the protein MTDHVDFVVEQWASAMPELDASSMAVFGRMLRIMQHLAKTRAEALAPFGFRDGEFDVLATLRRAGAPYRLSPTQLYKSLLVTSGAMTNRLNRLEEVGSIVRVADPGDKRSMLVALTEEGLAKIEQALLVHTQTQNSLLETLDAAQQAQLKILLSQLLVATEAEN; encoded by the coding sequence TTGACCGATCACGTCGATTTTGTAGTTGAACAATGGGCCAGCGCGATGCCGGAGTTGGATGCGTCATCAATGGCGGTTTTTGGCCGTATGCTGCGCATCATGCAACATCTGGCGAAAACCCGCGCTGAAGCGCTGGCACCGTTTGGTTTTCGCGACGGCGAATTTGATGTGCTGGCGACGCTGCGACGCGCAGGCGCCCCCTATCGCTTGTCGCCGACCCAGCTTTATAAATCATTGCTGGTGACATCGGGCGCGATGACCAATCGCCTCAATCGGCTGGAAGAAGTGGGGTCGATTGTGCGCGTTGCCGATCCCGGCGATAAGCGCAGCATGCTGGTGGCGCTGACTGAAGAAGGATTAGCGAAGATCGAGCAAGCCCTGCTGGTACATACGCAAACGCAAAATAGCCTGCTGGAAACGCTGGATGCAGCGCAGCAAGCGCAACTGAAAATCTTGCTGAGTCAGTTATTGGTGGCAACGGAAGCGGAAAATTAA
- a CDS encoding alpha/beta fold hydrolase, with protein sequence MLLLFKRTMFIGVLMLFSATLFAAEKQYSITAPDGVKLAVQESGNPDGLPIVFIHGLLGSHLNWEKQISDAQLQQRYRLITFDMRGHGLSDKPEQESAYRDGKRWADDLRAVINQSHANKPLLVGWSLGGAVITNYLAAYGDGNISGAIYVDGVVELNPTLIPAHDVYGAMTASDLKTHLDGERAFLQLCFYQQPDRTTFERLLANAALAAWPMQRAVPTMTIALEKGVKNVRVPLLFIYGEHDALVNPAASLARVKRINSRIQTQMFADSGHAPFIEEPARFNRTLATFASAL encoded by the coding sequence ATGCTGTTACTTTTTAAACGCACAATGTTTATCGGCGTTCTCATGCTCTTTTCTGCCACGCTGTTTGCCGCTGAGAAGCAGTACTCCATTACCGCGCCAGATGGCGTGAAGCTGGCAGTACAGGAATCAGGTAATCCTGATGGTTTACCTATTGTGTTTATTCATGGTTTGCTTGGCAGCCACTTAAACTGGGAAAAACAGATCAGTGACGCGCAGTTACAGCAACGCTATCGGCTGATTACATTCGATATGCGTGGGCACGGTTTATCCGACAAGCCAGAACAAGAATCAGCTTACCGCGATGGGAAACGCTGGGCCGACGATCTCCGCGCAGTAATTAATCAAAGCCATGCCAATAAGCCATTATTAGTCGGATGGTCATTGGGCGGGGCGGTTATCACCAACTACCTGGCGGCCTATGGTGACGGTAATATCAGTGGCGCTATCTACGTCGACGGTGTGGTAGAGCTCAATCCCACATTGATTCCGGCGCATGACGTATATGGCGCAATGACGGCAAGTGATTTGAAAACACATCTGGATGGCGAGCGGGCCTTTCTGCAGCTATGTTTTTACCAGCAACCTGACCGCACCACCTTTGAACGCCTGCTGGCCAACGCCGCGCTGGCTGCGTGGCCCATGCAACGAGCGGTGCCCACCATGACCATTGCATTAGAAAAAGGAGTAAAAAATGTGCGTGTGCCGCTGCTGTTCATCTACGGTGAGCATGATGCATTGGTGAATCCTGCTGCATCTCTCGCCAGAGTAAAGCGTATCAATTCGCGCATTCAGACACAGATGTTTGCCGATTCTGGCCATGCGCCATTTATCGAAGAACCTGCGCGTTTTAATCGAACACTGGCAACGTTTGCTTCAGCTTTATAA
- a CDS encoding MFS transporter — MPLRSLQALCLVNFFMADVRDGLGPFLGIFLTERHWNAGDIGWVMTAGGLAGLVATLPAGLATDATRHKRSLLLIGSLLITLSTLLLWYFHQGWIVVLSQIVTGLSAALIAPMLTGITLGLAGPQGFSHQMGRNEAFNHGGNMTAAIIAGASVWLWGTGAVFVLMTTMALCAGAAVLAIRHNDIDNLAARGLSGSESVSNVPRLYQIARNPAVIITGVTLLLFHLGNAALLPMLSLRVAAAHNAAISPGLYAAATVVISQCVMIPMALYAARHAPRFGYPVLITAALLVLPLRALIASAFDGAYFMIPVQILDGVAAGLLGVAVPGYIVKVLEGSGHTNAGQGFIMLMQGIGAAMSPALAGNIAAAYSYRSAFAVLGAIALAALITWWIGSRYSEKNGVPRSARS; from the coding sequence ATGCCACTGCGTTCGCTTCAGGCTCTGTGTCTGGTTAACTTTTTTATGGCTGACGTACGAGATGGTCTCGGGCCTTTTCTCGGCATATTTCTGACAGAACGCCACTGGAATGCAGGAGATATTGGCTGGGTGATGACCGCCGGTGGCCTTGCAGGGCTGGTTGCCACCCTGCCGGCGGGTTTAGCCACAGACGCTACTCGCCATAAACGATCGTTGCTGCTCATCGGTTCACTCCTGATCACCCTATCCACCTTACTGCTGTGGTATTTCCATCAGGGATGGATCGTGGTTTTATCGCAGATTGTGACTGGCCTTTCCGCCGCGCTCATCGCGCCGATGTTGACGGGTATTACCCTTGGCCTGGCCGGTCCGCAAGGATTCAGCCATCAAATGGGGAGAAATGAAGCCTTCAACCACGGCGGTAATATGACAGCCGCCATTATTGCGGGTGCTTCAGTGTGGTTGTGGGGCACGGGTGCGGTGTTTGTACTCATGACAACGATGGCGCTGTGTGCAGGTGCAGCCGTGCTGGCTATTCGCCATAATGACATCGATAACCTTGCCGCGCGCGGGCTTTCTGGCAGCGAATCGGTTAGCAACGTCCCACGTCTTTATCAGATTGCCCGTAATCCTGCCGTCATTATTACGGGTGTTACGCTGTTACTCTTCCATCTTGGCAATGCCGCGCTGTTACCTATGCTGAGCCTGCGGGTGGCGGCAGCACACAATGCAGCCATCAGCCCCGGACTTTATGCTGCCGCCACGGTGGTTATTTCACAATGTGTGATGATTCCCATGGCGCTGTATGCTGCACGTCACGCACCGCGTTTTGGCTATCCCGTGCTGATCACGGCGGCGCTGCTGGTGCTGCCGTTACGTGCGTTGATTGCCTCCGCTTTTGACGGCGCTTATTTCATGATTCCGGTACAGATTCTGGATGGCGTAGCGGCGGGTCTGCTGGGCGTGGCGGTGCCGGGTTATATCGTGAAGGTGCTCGAGGGCAGCGGACATACCAATGCCGGTCAGGGCTTTATCATGCTCATGCAGGGCATCGGCGCGGCAATGAGTCCCGCGTTGGCGGGAAACATTGCCGCAGCCTATTCCTATCGCAGTGCATTTGCCGTGCTGGGCGCGATCGCCCTGGCGGCGCTGATCACCTGGTGGATAGGCAGCCGTTATTCAGAGAAAAACGGCGTGCCACGCTCAGCGCGTTCTTAG
- a CDS encoding MFS transporter: protein MNSTFKHEEAQRLPILALLALAMAGFICILTETIPAGLLPQISQGLNISPSLAGQWVTSYAAGSLLAAIPLTLLTRSWSRRVVLLSTVCGFLLFNTLTAVSSDVVIILIARFFAGASAGLAWSLIAGYARRMVVPSLQGRALALAMVGTPIALSLGVPAGTWMGSLLGWRLTFAAMSGLSLILIGWILLAVPNYPGQSATQKMPLGAVLRLPGVSAVLGVVLTWMLAHNILYTYIAPFIASAGLADRVDVVLLIFGIAALGGIFITGKIIDTHLRKAVLLSLTIFAAVSVIFGLSTPTPAVIYAGIAVWGLTFGGAATLLQTALADAAGEYADVALSMNVVTWNSAIALGGLTGGMLLEHVGSQSFPWAILLLLLVALGIALRAKQGFPAANSRQTGMTPVA from the coding sequence ATGAATTCAACGTTTAAGCACGAAGAAGCCCAACGGCTGCCAATCCTGGCGCTTTTGGCGCTCGCAATGGCAGGTTTTATCTGCATCCTGACTGAAACCATACCCGCCGGATTGCTGCCACAAATTAGTCAGGGGCTTAATATTTCCCCCTCGCTGGCCGGTCAATGGGTTACCTCCTATGCAGCCGGTTCGCTACTGGCCGCGATTCCGCTCACATTGCTGACCCGAAGCTGGTCGCGCCGGGTTGTGCTGCTGAGCACCGTGTGTGGATTTCTGCTGTTTAACACTCTTACCGCCGTCTCTTCTGACGTTGTCATCATCTTAATAGCGCGATTTTTTGCTGGTGCGTCAGCCGGTTTGGCGTGGAGTCTGATTGCGGGCTATGCGCGAAGAATGGTGGTTCCATCGCTGCAGGGACGCGCATTGGCGCTCGCCATGGTGGGCACGCCAATCGCTCTTTCACTCGGTGTTCCGGCAGGCACATGGATGGGTTCGTTGCTGGGATGGCGTCTGACATTTGCCGCCATGTCGGGTCTCTCTCTCATTCTTATCGGCTGGATTTTGCTGGCCGTGCCGAACTATCCCGGCCAATCTGCCACGCAAAAAATGCCGCTCGGCGCAGTATTACGCCTCCCCGGCGTAAGTGCCGTGCTCGGCGTGGTGCTGACCTGGATGCTGGCGCATAACATTCTCTACACCTACATTGCACCGTTCATTGCTTCAGCCGGTCTGGCTGATCGCGTGGATGTGGTGCTGCTGATCTTTGGTATTGCGGCATTGGGGGGAATATTCATTACCGGTAAGATCATTGATACGCATCTGCGCAAAGCGGTGCTGCTGTCACTCACCATCTTTGCTGCGGTGTCGGTGATTTTTGGTCTAAGTACGCCAACACCCGCCGTGATCTATGCGGGCATAGCCGTTTGGGGACTCACCTTCGGCGGTGCCGCGACGCTGCTGCAAACGGCTCTGGCAGATGCCGCCGGCGAATATGCCGATGTCGCGCTCTCCATGAATGTCGTCACCTGGAACAGCGCTATCGCCCTCGGCGGTTTGACCGGCGGAATGTTGCTGGAACATGTCGGCTCCCAATCTTTTCCGTGGGCGATTCTGCTATTGCTGTTGGTCGCGTTGGGAATTGCGCTGCGTGCTAAGCAGGGTTTCCCGGCTGCGAACAGCCGGCAAACCGGCATGACACCGGTGGCTTAG
- the cybB gene encoding cytochrome b561, whose product MSNKYAPSQIFLHWLTFLLVVTAYCTMEFRGLATRGSWQGFAMIIGHFSAGSCVLVIMLSRILLRFRHRSPAIVPKPPHWQTGLAHLMHLAIYVFFIVLPTLGILSRFYMGRTWWIFGIPMPVSGDPDPDFADTIADWHETLAPYGYWLIGIHAVAALAHHYLFKDNTLVRMMPSRRSR is encoded by the coding sequence ATGAGCAATAAATATGCCCCATCGCAGATTTTTCTTCATTGGTTGACCTTCCTGTTAGTCGTCACTGCGTATTGCACCATGGAATTTCGTGGATTGGCGACGCGCGGTTCGTGGCAAGGCTTTGCGATGATCATTGGTCACTTCAGCGCTGGAAGCTGTGTGCTGGTGATTATGCTGTCGCGCATCCTGCTGCGTTTTCGTCATCGCAGCCCGGCAATTGTGCCCAAACCACCGCACTGGCAAACCGGGCTGGCGCATCTGATGCATCTGGCGATCTACGTGTTTTTCATCGTCTTACCGACGCTGGGGATTCTGTCGCGTTTCTATATGGGACGAACCTGGTGGATTTTTGGTATTCCGATGCCGGTGAGTGGCGATCCTGATCCGGATTTCGCCGACACGATTGCGGACTGGCATGAGACCCTCGCGCCATATGGTTATTGGCTGATCGGCATTCACGCCGTTGCCGCGCTGGCACATCATTATCTATTTAAAGACAACACTTTAGTGCGCATGATGCCGTCGCGTCGCTCACGTTAA
- a CDS encoding alpha/beta fold hydrolase, with protein MSNGIITTQDGTKIFYKDWGPENAQPVVFHHGWPLSADDWDNQMLFFLAQGYRVIAHDRRGHGRSDQTDSGNDMNTYAADVAELAKALDLRNAIHIGHSTGGGEVARYVAHAEPGRVAKAVLMGAVPPIMLQTDANPEGLPKSVFDGFRSALAANRAQFFIDVPAGPFYGFNRPGAKVSQGLIDNWWRQGMAGGAKAQYDCITAFSETDFTEDLKAITVPVLLLHGEDDQVVPIDDSAHKAIKLLKHGTLKTYPGLSHGMFATHPEQINSDLLAFAKA; from the coding sequence ATGAGCAACGGCATCATCACCACTCAAGACGGTACCAAAATCTTTTACAAAGACTGGGGCCCAGAAAACGCCCAACCGGTAGTGTTTCATCACGGCTGGCCGTTAAGCGCCGATGACTGGGATAACCAAATGTTGTTCTTCCTGGCGCAAGGTTATCGCGTTATCGCCCACGACCGTCGCGGCCATGGCCGTTCCGATCAGACCGATAGCGGCAACGATATGAACACTTACGCCGCCGACGTGGCAGAACTGGCTAAAGCGCTGGACCTGCGCAACGCTATCCATATCGGTCACTCAACCGGTGGCGGTGAAGTGGCGCGTTATGTAGCGCACGCTGAGCCAGGCCGCGTGGCGAAGGCGGTGTTGATGGGCGCAGTGCCGCCAATCATGCTGCAAACCGACGCCAATCCGGAAGGTTTACCGAAATCGGTGTTTGACGGTTTCCGCTCGGCGCTGGCAGCCAACCGCGCGCAGTTCTTTATCGATGTGCCAGCGGGTCCGTTCTATGGTTTCAACCGTCCGGGGGCGAAAGTCAGTCAGGGCTTGATCGATAACTGGTGGCGTCAGGGCATGGCGGGCGGCGCGAAGGCGCAATACGACTGTATCACTGCCTTCTCGGAAACTGATTTTACCGAGGATTTAAAAGCGATCACGGTGCCGGTGTTGCTGCTGCACGGGGAAGACGATCAGGTGGTGCCGATTGATGATTCGGCGCATAAGGCGATTAAGCTGCTCAAGCATGGCACGCTGAAAACCTATCCCGGTTTGTCGCACGGCATGTTCGCGACACATCCTGAGCAGATTAACTCCGATTTGTTAGCGTTTGCGAAAGCGTAA
- a CDS encoding GlxA family transcriptional regulator, which yields MIETDESSVVAEIGLVIYPDCQLAAIYGLTDMFRIAAEWAENISGEERKRTIRVSHWQIDAHSDHMVCVWDSHPDTTHRLSHVIAPPSLVVPAKMVPMKVPANWMSMLYDAGVTLCSVCAGAFVLAETGLIDHRRATTHWAFAQTLSERFPAVDVAVENMVIDDGDIITAGGILAWTDLGLTLIEKVLGTGTMLATSRFLLIDPPRREQSTYSAFIPNFDHGDSLILRAQHHLHAHVAEQHSIESMSALASMTPRTFLRHFQKATGLRPTDYLQQVRIMKARDALELSNRSVDQIAWEIGYSDPSAFRKIFRKLTGVTPGQYRQRFGTRQHN from the coding sequence ATGATAGAAACTGATGAAAGCAGCGTTGTCGCGGAGATTGGCTTAGTGATCTATCCCGATTGCCAACTCGCGGCGATATATGGCTTAACCGATATGTTCAGGATTGCTGCGGAATGGGCCGAGAATATATCGGGTGAAGAGCGCAAGCGGACGATTCGTGTCTCACATTGGCAGATTGATGCGCACAGCGATCACATGGTTTGCGTCTGGGATAGCCATCCCGATACAACACATCGCCTGAGCCACGTGATTGCGCCGCCAAGTCTGGTGGTGCCAGCGAAAATGGTGCCCATGAAGGTGCCCGCCAACTGGATGAGTATGCTTTATGACGCAGGCGTAACACTCTGTTCGGTGTGCGCCGGTGCCTTTGTGCTGGCCGAAACCGGACTGATCGATCATCGTCGCGCCACCACGCACTGGGCCTTTGCACAGACGCTGTCGGAGCGTTTTCCTGCGGTAGACGTCGCGGTGGAAAATATGGTGATTGACGATGGCGACATTATTACCGCCGGTGGGATTTTGGCGTGGACGGATTTGGGTTTAACGCTGATCGAAAAAGTGCTCGGCACCGGCACCATGCTGGCGACCTCACGCTTTTTACTGATCGACCCGCCGCGACGCGAGCAAAGCACCTATTCGGCATTTATCCCCAATTTCGATCACGGTGATAGCCTGATTCTGCGCGCGCAGCATCATCTTCATGCCCATGTTGCCGAGCAGCACAGCATTGAGAGCATGTCGGCGCTGGCAAGCATGACGCCACGTACTTTTCTGCGCCATTTCCAGAAAGCGACCGGCCTGCGACCAACGGATTATTTGCAGCAGGTACGCATTATGAAAGCGCGCGACGCGCTGGAGCTGAGTAATCGTTCGGTCGATCAGATCGCCTGGGAGATCGGCTACAGCGACCCTTCCGCTTTCCGCAAAATTTTCCGCAAGCTCACCGGCGTCACGCCCGGCCAGTATCGGCAGCGGTTTGGTACCCGGCAACATAATTAA
- a CDS encoding methyl-accepting chemotaxis protein, producing the protein MAKHASPKKKMSTRTQMLLTGALTITLGFAVTIGVLSWQSSNEQKSLAENYLQQIAQSQALQIQHQLSYARDVAHNLGHSLIALPAAGIQDRKVADKLMESALRDNPDYLSISVIFEENAFDGRDAEFATQPNAAPKGRYAFFVDRDQAGKFNMHPLTSIFTPGQGDYYLLPQKSQKDMLIEPYSYAYNGVPTLLTSVAAPIVSQGKLWGVVTSDISLASLQEKVNKIKPWEGSGYAMLLSSAGNVVSYPDKSQTSKPWKGDTNNFSSSVMEHHDALLGEDVLVTWQPVVIGNSDQKWYLGVVAPVSQVMAAAHRQLINAVILMIISILVVCTLLGILFSRKVLKPIGGEPLEAATIALAVADGKLDNVITLKGRDNSSLFYALHTMQNQLRDIVGQIQDASSSVRQGAGEIASGNLNLASRTEQQAAALEQTAASMEQITATVKHNATNAHQATTLTDNATHIASRGETLVGEVVQTMAQIDDSAKKIGDITAIINSIAFQTNILALNAAVEAARAGEQGRGFAVVASEVRNLAQRSANAVKDIGALIEESTQRVGSGVQLVQDAGRTMQEMTQAVNSVRTIIGEIVIASDEQARGISQVTIAVNEMDSTTQQNAALVQEMSAAASSLEDQASQLANTVGRFQLS; encoded by the coding sequence ATGGCCAAACACGCATCACCTAAGAAAAAAATGAGCACCCGCACGCAGATGCTGCTGACGGGCGCCTTAACCATCACGCTCGGCTTTGCCGTGACCATCGGCGTGCTTAGCTGGCAATCCAGTAATGAACAAAAGTCGCTGGCTGAAAACTACCTGCAGCAGATAGCGCAAAGCCAGGCGCTGCAAATTCAGCATCAGCTCAGCTATGCGCGCGATGTGGCACACAACCTCGGCCACAGCCTGATTGCGCTGCCAGCGGCGGGAATTCAGGATCGTAAAGTCGCCGATAAGCTGATGGAATCTGCGCTGCGCGATAATCCTGATTATCTGTCGATCTCTGTGATCTTTGAAGAGAACGCCTTCGACGGACGTGACGCGGAGTTTGCCACCCAACCCAACGCGGCACCCAAAGGGCGCTACGCCTTCTTCGTCGATCGCGATCAAGCCGGCAAATTCAACATGCATCCGCTGACCTCTATCTTCACGCCGGGTCAGGGCGATTACTATCTGCTGCCACAAAAAAGCCAGAAAGACATGCTGATCGAACCGTACAGCTACGCTTACAACGGCGTGCCGACGCTGCTAACCTCGGTGGCGGCGCCGATTGTCAGCCAGGGCAAATTGTGGGGCGTGGTGACGTCCGACATTTCGCTGGCGTCACTGCAGGAGAAGGTCAACAAAATCAAACCGTGGGAAGGCAGCGGCTATGCGATGTTGCTCTCCAGCGCGGGCAATGTGGTCTCTTATCCGGATAAAAGCCAGACCAGCAAGCCTTGGAAAGGCGATACCAATAACTTCAGTAGCAGCGTGATGGAGCATCATGATGCGTTGCTGGGTGAAGATGTGTTGGTGACGTGGCAGCCGGTGGTAATTGGTAACAGCGATCAGAAATGGTATCTCGGCGTGGTTGCGCCGGTCAGCCAGGTAATGGCTGCGGCACATCGTCAACTGATCAACGCGGTGATCCTGATGATCATCAGCATTCTGGTGGTGTGTACGCTGCTGGGTATCCTGTTCAGCCGCAAAGTGCTGAAGCCGATTGGTGGCGAACCGCTGGAAGCCGCGACCATCGCGCTGGCCGTCGCCGATGGCAAACTTGATAACGTCATCACGCTGAAAGGACGCGATAACAGCAGCTTGTTCTATGCGCTGCATACCATGCAAAACCAGCTGCGCGATATCGTGGGACAGATTCAGGATGCCAGTTCGTCGGTGCGTCAGGGCGCGGGGGAAATCGCCAGCGGCAACCTCAATCTGGCCTCGCGCACTGAGCAGCAAGCTGCCGCGCTGGAGCAAACGGCCGCCAGCATGGAGCAGATCACCGCCACGGTGAAACACAACGCCACCAACGCGCATCAGGCAACAACGTTGACCGACAATGCTACGCATATCGCCAGCCGCGGTGAAACGCTGGTGGGCGAAGTGGTGCAAACCATGGCGCAGATCGACGATAGCGCGAAGAAGATTGGTGACATCACCGCCATCATCAACAGCATCGCCTTCCAGACCAATATTCTGGCGCTGAACGCCGCAGTAGAAGCGGCACGCGCCGGGGAACAAGGGCGCGGCTTTGCTGTGGTGGCGTCGGAAGTGCGTAATCTGGCCCAGCGCAGCGCCAATGCGGTGAAAGATATCGGCGCGCTGATTGAAGAATCCACGCAGCGCGTCGGCAGCGGAGTGCAGCTGGTGCAGGATGCCGGTAGAACCATGCAGGAGATGACGCAGGCGGTGAATTCAGTGCGCACCATCATCGGTGAAATTGTGATTGCGTCCGATGAGCAGGCGCGCGGCATCAGCCAGGTGACCATCGCGGTGAACGAGATGGACAGCACCACGCAGCAAAACGCCGCGCTGGTGCAGGAGATGTCTGCCGCTGCCAGTTCGCTGGAAGATCAGGCTTCGCAGCTGGCGAACACGGTTGGGCGTTTCCAGCTGAGCTAA
- a CDS encoding metallophosphoesterase translates to MFHLIFSIPSWYVIARFLFPLAMPLLLKIILSLLVLLASQYLLVSRFTSGSMFSPEMPRAIVILFNWGFSAVLFLALTQFVIDMVALVSLLFRHPFEIVPAVRYVAAAFALILATVGVYQATRVPPIKDVTIEIDNLPREFEGYQLLQLTDMHITKLFNEKWTRALVQKAMTLDVDLILVTGDVIDGTLQNRRADVEPLRGLHARDGVFAITGNHEYFFEQERWTAHLASLGLEPLLNRHTVIKRDSAELVIAGMPDTSAARRGAVGPDLELALAGAPENAPVILLDHQPRNARQNALKNIDLQLSGHTHGGLIVGFDRLFAKPNAGFVSGLYQVDGMQLYVNNGTALWPGMAVRLGRPSELTRITLKRKP, encoded by the coding sequence ATGTTCCATCTGATTTTCAGCATACCGAGCTGGTATGTGATCGCCCGATTTTTGTTCCCGTTAGCCATGCCCTTGCTGTTAAAAATCATCCTTTCTCTGCTGGTGTTGCTGGCTTCGCAATATCTGCTGGTGAGCCGTTTTACCTCTGGCAGCATGTTCTCGCCGGAAATGCCGCGCGCCATCGTCATCCTGTTCAACTGGGGTTTCAGTGCCGTGTTATTCCTCGCGCTGACGCAGTTTGTGATTGATATGGTGGCGCTGGTTTCGCTGTTGTTCCGCCATCCTTTTGAAATTGTGCCTGCGGTGCGTTATGTGGCGGCGGCGTTTGCCTTGATTCTGGCCACCGTTGGCGTTTATCAGGCTACCCGCGTGCCGCCGATCAAAGATGTGACCATTGAGATCGACAACCTTCCGCGCGAATTCGAAGGCTATCAACTGTTGCAGTTGACCGATATGCACATCACCAAACTCTTCAACGAGAAATGGACGCGCGCGCTGGTGCAAAAAGCCATGACGCTGGATGTCGATCTGATTCTGGTCACCGGCGATGTGATTGATGGCACGCTGCAGAATCGTCGCGCGGACGTCGAGCCGTTGCGCGGATTGCATGCCCGCGATGGCGTGTTTGCTATCACCGGCAATCACGAATATTTCTTTGAGCAGGAGCGCTGGACCGCGCATCTGGCATCGCTGGGTCTTGAGCCGTTACTCAATCGCCATACGGTGATTAAGCGCGATAGCGCCGAGCTAGTGATCGCCGGCATGCCGGATACGTCAGCAGCACGACGTGGCGCAGTTGGCCCCGATTTGGAATTGGCGCTGGCCGGTGCGCCGGAAAACGCTCCGGTGATCTTGCTCGACCACCAGCCGCGCAACGCCCGGCAAAATGCGCTGAAAAACATCGATCTACAGCTGTCTGGCCACACGCACGGCGGCCTGATTGTTGGCTTTGATCGCCTGTTTGCCAAACCCAACGCGGGCTTCGTGTCGGGTTTGTATCAGGTCGACGGCATGCAGCTCTACGTCAACAATGGCACCGCGCTCTGGCCTGGCATGGCGGTGCGTTTGGGCCGACCATCGGAGTTGACCCGCATTACGCTAAAGCGCAAACCGTAA